One window of Candidatus Bathyarchaeota archaeon genomic DNA carries:
- a CDS encoding CPBP family intramembrane metalloprotease, giving the protein MIARNLAIIWSLVAAALFVAEYVVPSDINSVLAALIPMLGALGVGYWLHEKRDPRFTLLSSNTIVILSFASLLLPVYALVKGLIPTDMAIAIYVLFTILAVTLADVEDVPVIENESSSARGFAYGIGVGALTSIVAYLIYNSFGGAASLLVGYLPLQLYEYFGSYLALFMLMLFVVAVPEELFFRIYLYKVGRFAVTTVPAALVSGAAWFALHAVTRAPDYMALVVLGIVGAVLYAVYGLYGFIGSVAAHAMYNVGIVMIYDLGFEYAAIALVLIAVAAIAVGYKVKAS; this is encoded by the coding sequence ATGATAGCTAGGAATCTAGCTATAATTTGGTCTTTGGTTGCAGCAGCACTATTTGTAGCTGAATATGTTGTTCCTAGCGATATCAATAGCGTTTTAGCGGCTCTAATACCTATGCTAGGTGCTTTGGGGGTTGGCTATTGGCTGCATGAAAAGAGGGATCCTAGGTTTACGCTGTTGTCTAGCAATACTATTGTGATATTATCGTTTGCATCTTTGTTGTTGCCAGTATATGCTTTGGTTAAGGGTCTTATACCAACTGATATGGCTATTGCTATCTATGTGCTGTTCACTATATTGGCTGTTACATTGGCTGATGTAGAAGATGTTCCAGTTATTGAAAATGAGTCCTCTTCTGCTAGAGGCTTTGCCTATGGTATTGGTGTAGGTGCTCTAACATCTATAGTAGCATATCTAATTTACAATAGTTTTGGTGGTGCTGCTAGTTTGTTGGTTGGCTATTTGCCGTTGCAGCTATATGAATACTTTGGCAGTTATCTAGCCCTGTTTATGCTTATGCTGTTTGTTGTGGCTGTACCTGAAGAGCTGTTCTTTAGAATCTACTTGTATAAGGTAGGTAGGTTTGCTGTTACAACTGTTCCTGCTGCTCTTGTATCAGGTGCTGCTTGGTTTGCATTGCATGCTGTTACTAGAGCACCTGATTACATGGCTTTGGTTGTGTTGGGTATTGTAGGTGCTGTGCTATATGCTGTCTACGGTCTATACGGTTTTATCGGCTCTGTGGCAGCACATGCTATGTATAATGTTGGTATAGTAATGATATATGATCTGGGGTTTGAGTATGCTGCTATAGCATTGGTCTTAATAGCAGTTGCTGCTATTGCTGTTGGCTACAAGGTTAAGGCTAGTTAG